A portion of the Lolium rigidum isolate FL_2022 chromosome 1, APGP_CSIRO_Lrig_0.1, whole genome shotgun sequence genome contains these proteins:
- the LOC124691877 gene encoding translation initiation factor eIF-2B subunit gamma-like: MDFQVVVLAGGTSEKLSPLVSKDVPKALLPVANRPAISYVLDLLESSDLKDIIVVVEGQEAARLVGAWISSAYLDRLLVEVVAVTEDIGTAGALRAISKRLVANDVLVISGDLVTDVLPGAVAATHRRNGAAVTALLCYVPVSGPSDAASSGGKDKAKKPSRLNIVGLDITRQFLLHIVSGTDVEKDVRVYKRKIRAVGQMEIRSDLMDAHLYAFNRTTLQDVLEKKETYRSIRLEVLPYLVRSQLRSAPSGGEGTIVDETGNVIVPPNSNLQCLSQHRAIAPSAFKQDLLSSSGGETHRCCVYIAGKNKYCHRLNSIQAYCDINRDVIGEASHLSGYSFSSHNNIIHPSCVLGSKTTVGPQCMLAEGSQLGDKCSVKRSVIGRHCRLGSNVKIVNSVVMNHVVIEDGCHIQGSVVCNNVQLQERAVLKDCQVGAGYTVTTGSDHKAESLARK, from the exons ATGGACTTCCAGGTTGTCGTCCTCGCCGGAGGCACTTCCGAGAAGCTCTCGCCCCTCGTCTCCAAG GACGTCCCCAAGGCCCTCCTCCCCGTAGCTAACCGCCCGGCGATCTCCTACGTGCTCGATCTCCTCGAGTCCAGCGACCTCAAGGACATCATCGTG GTCGTGGAGGGACAAGAGGCGGCTCGCCTCGTCGGAGCGTGGATCTCTAGTGCATACTTGGACCGCCTCCTCGTGGAG GTAGTTGCAGTTACTGAGGACATTGGAACTGCTGGTGCATTGCGAGCTATTTCAAAGAGGCTGGTCGCGAATGATGTTTTG GTGATTAGCGGTGACCTAGTAACCGATGTGCTTCCTGGAGCTGTTGCTGCTACCCATAGAAGAAATGGTGCAGCTGTTACTGCTTTACTGTGTTATGTTCCTGTTAGTGGTCCTTCAGATGCTGCTTCTTCAGGAGGGAAAGATAAGGCTAAAAAACCATCGCGATTGAACATAGTGGGGCTTGACATAACAAGGCAATTCTTGTTGCATATTGTATCAG GAACTGATGTTGAAAAGGATGTTCGAGTTTATAAGAGAAAAATACGAGCTGTAGGTCAG ATGGAAATTCGAAGTGACCTGATGGATGCCCATCTTTATGCCTTCAATAG GACAACATTGCAGGATGTACTGGAAAAGAAAGAAACATACCGTAGCATTAGACTTGAAGTCCTCCCATACTTAGTGAGGAGCCAGTTG AGATCAGCTCCATCAGGAGGTGAAGGAACAATAGTTGATGAAACTGGGAATGTTATAGTTCCGCCCAACAGTAATTTACAGTGCTTGTCACAACATCGTGCAATTGCACCATCTGCTTTCAAGCAAGATTTACTATCAAGTTCAGGTGGTGAGACACATAGGTGTTGTGTCTACATTGCTGGTAAAAACAAGTACTGCCACCGTTTGAACTCCATTCAGGCGTACTGTGATATTAACCGAGAT GTTATAGGGGAAGCTAGTCATCTCTCTGGTTATTCCTTCTCTTCACATAATAACATCATCCACCCATCCTGTGTGCTTGGATCGAAGACTACA GTCGGGCCACAATGCATGCTTGCTGAGGGTTCACAGTTAGGTGACAAATGTAGTGTCAAGCGATCTGTGATAGGCCGTCATTGTCGACTCGGTTCGAATGTGAAG ATTGTCAATTCTGTTGTCATGAACCATGTGGTTATTGAAGATGGCTGTCACATTCAAGGCTCTGTTGTATGTAATAATGTGCAACTTCAAGAGCGTGCTGTTTTGAAAGATTGCCAG GTTGGAGCTGGTTATACTGTGACCACTGGTAGTGATCACAAAGCAGAATCTCTAGCAAGAAAGTAG